GAACTTGGTTTTGGAGGGAGGTTTGTAAGGGTGAAAACCACAAGTCCCACATCGTATATGGGaagaaacaaatgtatgcatataagtctaagGAAAACTTCCTCTGCTACCAAATGGTTTTAGAAAATGAGAAACTCTTGGGCATATATTGTAGACATATTGTTGAGCAATACGATCctaacagtggtatcagagccagactATAGCGCGGATGTGGTTCACGGCGCAGTGGGCGCAACCCTGAGCGCCCAGTGCAACGTGGCGCACCCCTCGGTGAGGTGTAACGATGAGCGGATCCAACTATTTTTTGAGGGGAAGCCTAAAGGAGGGActtaggtttgaggggaggtttgtaagggtgcaaacAAAAGTCCTATTTCGGTGATGAGACATAattaatgtatgcatataagtctacGAGGAACTCCCTCTACTACTATACCAATTGGTTTTAGCAAAGGAGAGACTATTGAACTTATATTGTAAGACATGTTATTGGGCTATATGATCATATCATTTATGTATTGCGACAGTTAAAGTGAGCAGAGGGAGTACAATTCAAAGGACTATCAATCCAAAAAATAAAAGGTTAAAGACTATATGCACAAATTTTGAGTAAACTACTCAGGACTATCCACGAAATTTTTTTGTCCTTTAATTGCTCTAACAAACAAAGGTACGTTATTACATCAACAAAGAATAAAAAGGTGCCAAAATACTTGAGTTTGGTAGTTGAGTTTTGATGAATGTTTCCAAAGCATATGTCAATGTCTTTCGATTGCCAACCTCTTTCTATAATAATAGCTAGCTTCATGGGCTTCCATCACTATCAACAACACTAGTTATAATAGTACCCGTAATACTtgcaaaaacacacacaaaatggtgaattatttggaaGAAGATTTGAAGGAATTGAGAGAATCTTTTAGTTCTGGAAGAACCAAGGAAGCATCATGGAGGATTTCACAACTTCAAGGGTTACTCCATATCCTTGAAGATAGAGAAAATGATATTTTCATTGCTCTTAAACAAGATTTAGGGAAGCATCATGTTGAAGCTTATAGAGATGAGGTAATTTTACACATAACCCTTTTTGATCATGTCAAATACATTAAGTTTGAATGGTACCCAACTCTTTTGGATTCAATGTCCCTTCAAAAATACTTCAATAATCATATTTTAGTAGTAGTAACAATTTGAGTTATAGTACTGAAACACTTTTTAAAAGATATCATATACGTCTCCATTTAAGGAAAAAAATACTACTCCATACGGAGTATATCACAAGATGGTTTAGAAATTGTAGTCTTGATATCACTAGGACATTCCTTAGGTTCAAAGCTTACTAGCAACAAATTTTGAGATTGTCAGGATAATTGTCGGAAATGGAATTACCTATGTTCCGCCACATACATATCGTAAAATACTCGTCGTCCTCGGATAACAGTGAAAAACTTATCCGTTAATCCAATTTCCACTTTTTggaatataattatattttaaggtTCTTCATGGTATAAATTTTCAAACTTTCAAGTTTTACTCTGTTGTtactttataattatattaatataatataaaaaataatatacgAGTAATAAAGAGGTCAATACAAGTCAGTAACAAACACCCAACGGCATTAAAGTTATCTTATCAACCAAATGTGTGGGCAAGTTCTTGACCATGCAAAAAgaaatatttttatttttgagCTATTATATTATGTGCATCATAAAAAATACTTCAAAGTACTGAGTACCAAATTTTAAAGCAAAATGTCTGAAAAGCAAAATGTCTGAAAAGCAAAATGTTTGTTTAAGACTTACGTTTTGAAATTGATCACTTGCTCACTTGAATTGATCATTCAATTTTTCTGCACCGACACATGTATACTTCGTCCCTAAATAATACAGTATAGTACTGAGTACCAAATAGAAGTACATTTCtaatgaatttttatttttattcaccaattaaaatataatataaaacttTTATCATTCTCTATTGTGAGTAAAAGTTAATGTCTGTGAAATGTAAAAATTAGGATGTTATTGATGTAACAAGTTTGTGCAGATTGGAACAGTTGTGAAAGCTATAAATTATGCTCTTGGAAACTTGAAGCAGTGGATGGCTCCCAAAAGGGTAACTTAATTAAACTTTTTACTTATACTAGTTATATCTTGAATAAAGGTAAAAAAATATGATTTTGACAATTTTTATGAATAAACTCATAACAGAAGAGTTTGCCAATAGCTGCATTTCCCAGCAGTGCAAGCTTAGTTCCTGAGCCACTAGGTGTGATCCTTATTATCTCGTCTTGGAACTTTCCAATTGGTACTTACCACCCCTCTAACTTTAGGCTTTTTACACTATTGGTCCCTTGTACTTTCCAAAACATATCTACTAGAAAACTTTGAGCAATGTTATTTATtcaagtatttttttttaatacaAATTGATATTGATATGATGAATTCATTGTACACATGCAGGGCTATCGTTGGAACCATTGATCGGTGCATTAGCTGCAGGAAATGCAGTAATTCTAAAGCCTTCAGAGTTGGCTCCATCATGTTCTTCGATTCTTGCCGAAACAATTCATgattaccttgataattctgcggTTAAGGTTATTGAAGGTGCATCAGATATTGGTGAAAAATTACTTGAACATAAATTCGATAAAATCTTCTTTACAGGTTCATACTTCTCTTATcctctttcactatatatatatcaatactATCCGACTTAATGTTGCGCCTACATTTAGTTAAGCTCATAATGAAGGCTCTTTTTTATATTAAATCTTGAGTAATATGTAGCTGAATTGGGTTGGTTGAATAATGAGTCAAAACGGATAAATTTTGCGCAGGTCCAAACGGGTACGGTCAGTTTGGGCCGACCCTCAAAcagttttgtatttttttttttttaaatggttcATAAGTTAAAATGTGGTTACAAAACAATGTTAATACAAAAAATATCAAAACCTTATTTGATTATATGGATTTAAGATGTTGTATACCGTTGAATACTTTTGTTAGTGATActtgcctctcttagcgagaggtcagaagTTCGACTCCCGTAGGTGCAAccttgcacacaaggttgcccctttttccttgaattccacccaagggtgGCTTTCGCATATAGCATTGCGGGGGCagtgggggagggggttttaccgcctCTGCCCTCGGATTGGGCATGGTTTCCTCCTGGGCAGCAGTTTGGGGCGAGTTATGCAACTGCAGTGAGATGAatgcgtgggtggttaagtcccctggGTGATCCCGTACTGCTGTTAAAAAAAATCCTTTAACTGAATCTATTTTGAAGCCTATTGAAATAAGCGACTCAAAATTGTGACAACATTTATTTGGTTCTATTACTCATACGCAATGCGACTTATCTTTAAGTGTATGTGCTCAAAAACCAATAGCATACTTAGTTATGAACAGGTATAGCCCCAATACAGGATTCGGCTCATTCAAAATGCTGATAATAAGATGTTTTTTGTACATATTTTAATACGGAAACTTTTTTATGTCGATAGGGAGTGCACGAATAGGAAGAGTTGTGATGTCAGCTGCTGCACAACATTTGACTCCTGTGACATTAGAGTTGGGTGGAAAATGCCCTGCTGTCGTTGATTCATTTTCTAGTTCTCGTAAAAGAAAGGTAATTACGTTCCAGTTTACTTGATTATTCTACCAAcggtaataaaaaaatgttaaaacgCACATTTTGCAAGATCTGCAATAATTTATTTATATCTCTTTTGATGTTAGATGGCGACAAAACGACTTGTTTGGGGTAAATTCGGAGCATGTGCTGGGCAAGCTTGTATCGGAATTGATTATATTTTAACAGATAGAAAAAACTTACCAGAATTGGTAATAGATCCTAATTTACTTCCaagttatgttcatacttgttattACAATTTGTGTAAATGTTTTAATTTGTTTAGTTGGAATTACTCAAAAGATTTACCAATAAATGTTTTGGAGATGATCCAAGCGGATCTTATAGCATGTCTAAAATAGTCAACAAGAGGCATTTCACAAGACTGAAGAATCTTTTAGATGATCCCAAGGTCAAATCTTCGATCGTTTATGGTGGTTTGTTAGATGAAGACAATTTGTAAGTCCGAATTTTGATAAAACGTTATATAGAGTTCATGACCCAAAATATGTCTTAAAACAACATCACTATGGGTGATGATCCGTACACAACaaagcatgctttaaagtgttgtactgtacaacacttcaaagcatgtttggttgtgtacGGATAAAAGCAGGTTGTGTACGGATCACTACCCTATCACTATTCACTATACTGTATAAAGTCCGTTTAGTAACTTTTTTATACATCTTTTCCTCGGATCTTTAAAAGCTTAATTGATAATGTGGTAATGCAGGTTTATTGAGCCTACTATATTGGTTGATCCACCACTCGATGCTGCAATTATGTCGGAAGAAATATTTGGTCCATTGCTTCCAGTGATCACGGTTAGAAATTGGTTTCAAAAGTATGATGCTTTAGCAAATAGTACTTATATTAATGCAGTAAATACAACTTGTTGATGCAGTTGGAGAAAATTGAAGATAGTATTGAGTTCATAAGGGCAAGGCCAAAGCCACTTGCTCTATATGCTTTCACAGATAATAAAGATCTCCAAAAAAGACTGGTTTCGGAAACCTCATCAGGGGGCatcatgttcaatgatgttatccTTCAAGTAATTCCTCaacttgttacattattattaattattagttattattattataatttatctaATAATTTAAGTGAGTTTAACCTTATACTTTTGTCAAAATAAATGCAGTATGCGGTTGACTCACTACCGTTTGGTGGAGTTGGCGGTAGTGGGTTTGGAAGGTACCATGGGAAATATTCGTTTGATAACTTTAGTCACGAAAAGGTGGTTTTTGTGCGAGCGCTGCTTATAGATTTCTGGTTCAGATATCCTCCATGGAATGATAACAAATTACAACTCATTAAGGCTGGATTAAGATATGATTATCTTAGTGCTCTTCTCATTATGTTGGGTTTGAAAAGCAAGGCTTGAGAATTATTGATTGAGCgtacatcattatcattatatatacGTTTATTTAGTTTGTGATATTTCATCCTCACTTTCTTTGGTTTTCATGATAGGAGATTTATGTGATATTTATATGCATAGGAATATTTTGAGTCTTTGACCATCTATCAAAATGTTAATTTCCTTTTCTAATCAAGTTGTTGGAGTATGTCAAATGTGCAACACAATGGCTTATGAATGATGGTGATAATCAATTTCAGATTAAATATAACTAAGAATTAAgcagaaatgatccaaagttgtaAACTATAATCACTCTGTATACTTATTTTACACACAAGATGATCATCTCTAAAACTAAGATGGAaggaaacataaaaataaaaataaaaatattaataataataaatatataattataatattatactaATAATGAAACAAGTGGTATAAGTGGATTAGAAATCCTTTCCTATTTTGACTTACAAAATGTTTCTGAATGTTTTGGAGTATTAACAAGAACCTCCTTGTAACAAATAGGGCATGCCTGATATAACAGCAGTCAGTTTATGAAACAATAGTTAGAGAGTTGCAAAATCATGGcagaaatatattatatttatatttaattaaatttattagtaacaaaatgaatataaaaataaaagttggTTTACCTTGTTGATGCTAAGCCATTGAGTGCCACAGCCAGCATGATAGATATGTTTACAAGGAAGAGTGATCTGTCGTTCGCCCCGTTTATACTCCATTTGACAGATCACACACCTGAAAATCCCATTGGAACGGTATTATGACATATTTTAGTATAAAGATTGATTTCTAAAAGCTTAATTTCATAATTATTACCTCTCTTTTTTTGATTTTTTTCTCCATAAGAAAGCACACTTAAATTTCAAAACTGGGAGCAGGGAAATAGCCTCTTGAGATAGGCCGCGACTTTGACTACCAACAACCTCACCTAGCTCTAACAGTTCCTGAAATTGAAATAGTATCACTTCACTTGTTGTATTAATCTAAAAGCTTAATTtcaaagaaacatcatcttgtaAAAAAAATGCATGTAGATGATGATTAACGAACATTGTTCATATCAAACCTCATAAGTCATGTTGTCAGGATCAACATTGTCTTCCCATACA
The window above is part of the Rutidosis leptorrhynchoides isolate AG116_Rl617_1_P2 chromosome 1, CSIRO_AGI_Rlap_v1, whole genome shotgun sequence genome. Proteins encoded here:
- the LOC139867592 gene encoding aldehyde dehydrogenase family 3 member F1-like isoform X2, with product MYTSSLNNTIGTVVKAINYALGNLKQWMAPKRKSLPIAAFPSSASLVPEPLGVILIISSWNFPIGLSLEPLIGALAAGNAVILKPSELAPSCSSILAETIHDYLDNSAVKVIEGASDIGEKLLEHKFDKIFFTGSARIGRVVMSAAAQHLTPVTLELGGKCPAVVDSFSSSRKRKMATKRLVWGKFGACAGQACIGIDYILTDRKNLPELLELLKRFTNKCFGDDPSGSYSMSKIVNKRHFTRLKNLLDDPKVKSSIVYGGLLDEDNLFIEPTILVDPPLDAAIMSEEIFGPLLPVITLEKIEDSIEFIRARPKPLALYAFTDNKDLQKRLVSETSSGGIMFNDVILQYAVDSLPFGGVGGSGFGRYHGKYSFDNFSHEKVVFVRALLIDFWFRYPPWNDNKLQLIKAGLRYDYLSALLIMLGLKSKA
- the LOC139867592 gene encoding aldehyde dehydrogenase family 3 member F1-like isoform X1, whose translation is MVNYLEEDLKELRESFSSGRTKEASWRISQLQGLLHILEDRENDIFIALKQDLGKHHVEAYRDEIGTVVKAINYALGNLKQWMAPKRKSLPIAAFPSSASLVPEPLGVILIISSWNFPIGLSLEPLIGALAAGNAVILKPSELAPSCSSILAETIHDYLDNSAVKVIEGASDIGEKLLEHKFDKIFFTGSARIGRVVMSAAAQHLTPVTLELGGKCPAVVDSFSSSRKRKMATKRLVWGKFGACAGQACIGIDYILTDRKNLPELLELLKRFTNKCFGDDPSGSYSMSKIVNKRHFTRLKNLLDDPKVKSSIVYGGLLDEDNLFIEPTILVDPPLDAAIMSEEIFGPLLPVITLEKIEDSIEFIRARPKPLALYAFTDNKDLQKRLVSETSSGGIMFNDVILQYAVDSLPFGGVGGSGFGRYHGKYSFDNFSHEKVVFVRALLIDFWFRYPPWNDNKLQLIKAGLRYDYLSALLIMLGLKSKA
- the LOC139867622 gene encoding E3 ubiquitin-protein ligase BIG BROTHER-like produces the protein MDFFEGLTYEHVNFIFSEVTYPQDSIYSTVNTNNTYKYAYSEPGSFSYYNYCDAYALNEETYGNNGYTRQLENTSAMASERSAGVSMLQDGHSNSNSNAYSAHCPQSNHNAGEFQVVWEDNVDPDNMTYEELLELGEVVGSQSRGLSQEAISLLPVLKFKCAFLWRKKSKKERCVICQMEYKRGERQITLPCKHIYHAGCGTQWLSINKACPICYKEVLVNTPKHSETFCKSK
- the LOC139867592 gene encoding aldehyde dehydrogenase family 3 member F1-like isoform X3, with translation MAPKRKSLPIAAFPSSASLVPEPLGVILIISSWNFPIGLSLEPLIGALAAGNAVILKPSELAPSCSSILAETIHDYLDNSAVKVIEGASDIGEKLLEHKFDKIFFTGSARIGRVVMSAAAQHLTPVTLELGGKCPAVVDSFSSSRKRKMATKRLVWGKFGACAGQACIGIDYILTDRKNLPELLELLKRFTNKCFGDDPSGSYSMSKIVNKRHFTRLKNLLDDPKVKSSIVYGGLLDEDNLFIEPTILVDPPLDAAIMSEEIFGPLLPVITLEKIEDSIEFIRARPKPLALYAFTDNKDLQKRLVSETSSGGIMFNDVILQYAVDSLPFGGVGGSGFGRYHGKYSFDNFSHEKVVFVRALLIDFWFRYPPWNDNKLQLIKAGLRYDYLSALLIMLGLKSKA